The Chloroflexota bacterium region CGCGGCTGCGGCGGCAGGATCTGCGCCACCCTGGGCAACCCCTCCTTCCTCGCCGCCATCCTCGTCGTGAACATCCCCATCGCCGCAGGCCTCTTCGTCCGCTCTTTCTATCAGTCGAAAGAGCCCCCCGCTACTGGCAAAAAGCCGAAGGTCGCGCCCAGGAACTGGCCGCTGCTCCTCTCCAGGGCCTTCTGGGCGCTCTGCACTCTTACCTTCCTCTGGATCCTCTACCAGAACGGGACACGCGGCGCCTTCATCGGCCTCGCCGCGGCGGCCCTTTTCCTGGGGGCGCTCGCCCTCTTCCGGGTCAACAAAGTGGCCCGCAAGCCGCTCCTCATCGTTGCGGCAGTCGTCTTCGGCGGCCTCTCGCTCCTCTACTTCTGGGACGTCTCCGTCAACATCCCTGCGCCCAAGGGATTGGTGACCAGCACCGCGGGAGAGCGCATCACCGTCAACATCGTCCAAGACGGCAGCGTGAAAGGACGCCTGATCGCCGCGCGCGCCGCGTTGCACGGCTTCGCCCAGCGTCCCGTCCTCGGCTGGGGGCCGGACAATTTCGCGGCGGCCTTTGATAAGAACGTCCGCGCCGAGGACTTCTATCTCGGCGAAAACTACGTGGACAACGCCCACAACAAGATCATCAATGACCTGGTGACCGTCGGCCTCCTCGGCACCTTGGCCTATCTCGCCGTCTGGATCGCTCCCCTCTGGTTCGTCGTCCGTCGCAGGCGGCGGCCGGACCATGAGATCTTCACCTACGTCGTCCTCTGCGCTCTTGCCGCCTATTTCGTCCAGAACCTCCTCCTCTTTGATACGCCGGCCATGATCCTCCAGTGGACCCTCCTCGTCGGCTTCGTCGCCGCCCAAGAGCGCGGCTTCGAAGATGAGGCGCAGGAAGAGCCGAAGGCGCAACCCGCCAATGCGGCTCAAGCGCCTGCGCCGCGAAAGCAGTCCGCCGCCGCGATCCCGGTCCTAGACGGCTGGGCCTTCGGCGCAGCTGCAGTCCTTGTCATCGGCCTCTTCGCCTTCGCCGTCTATTTCTTCAACTACCGGACCTACCAGGCCGGGAAGCAATTCGAGCTGATGCTTGAAAGCGCCGGGGAATACAGCGTTGCGATTGATGCCGCTCAGCGGGCGCGTCCTGAGGATAGGCCTCCCATCCAGGCGGCCGCGAATCGCCTCTTCGATGCTCAGATCACGGCATTCGAAAAGACAACGAACCTGGCTCCCACGCTAGGGAATGAACCGCGCAGAGTCTTCTTCAGCTCCATCGTCAACCAATTGCGCACCCTCACGCCGGAACAGACAACAACGGCATTGAAGGCCTTCTCGAATGAATGGCCCCGCGGCATAGATATCGAGCCTAAGAACTTCCAGTATCTCCGCAGCGTTGTCTTTGTCTTCCAAAGCTTCAAGGGCACGCCCGAAACCTCCCAGGGCGTGGAGGTTCTTCTCGCCCGTCTTGAGCGGGTGGGCTCTGAGCGCTTCGAAGTCCCCTTCCACAAGGCCGTCCTTGATCTAGACCAGGGCCGGTACCAGCAAGGCATCGCCACCATCGAGGCCTACCTGGACATCGTGCCCGAGATCCAGAAGAGCCTGATCCCTGTGGAAGAGCAGCTATGCAAGACCTTCTATGACGCCGACCGCAATGGCTTCTTCCAAACGCCCGTCTGCTTCAAGTTCATCATCACGCCTGAGGTCATCGAACGGCTCAAGCAAGAGGATGTCTCGCAACCCCAGATCTTCAAACGTCTCATCGCCCACGCCTATTACACGGAAGACTACAAGCGCGTTGTGGCGATTTCGGATGCCTTCACATCCAGAGGCGGCGTGCTGGACAACGATA contains the following coding sequences:
- a CDS encoding O-antigen ligase family protein, which gives rise to MKEHGLTKYLLIAIWGGLAFLLLMPFLIGIDTIFPYIVRKSIFARALIEILAGLWLILILHDGRYRPKPSWVIYALCAYLLLSVVSAVFGVSFNRSMWSTYERMMGIWDLLHWVVLALILASVMRTSRAWFWLFNWNLFLVLLLCLIGFTEMYGIGKKAIPEALNDFLYPELIYRGCGGRICATLGNPSFLAAILVVNIPIAAGLFVRSFYQSKEPPATGKKPKVAPRNWPLLLSRAFWALCTLTFLWILYQNGTRGAFIGLAAAALFLGALALFRVNKVARKPLLIVAAVVFGGLSLLYFWDVSVNIPAPKGLVTSTAGERITVNIVQDGSVKGRLIAARAALHGFAQRPVLGWGPDNFAAAFDKNVRAEDFYLGENYVDNAHNKIINDLVTVGLLGTLAYLAVWIAPLWFVVRRRRRPDHEIFTYVVLCALAAYFVQNLLLFDTPAMILQWTLLVGFVAAQERGFEDEAQEEPKAQPANAAQAPAPRKQSAAAIPVLDGWAFGAAAVLVIGLFAFAVYFFNYRTYQAGKQFELMLESAGEYSVAIDAAQRARPEDRPPIQAAANRLFDAQITAFEKTTNLAPTLGNEPRRVFFSSIVNQLRTLTPEQTTTALKAFSNEWPRGIDIEPKNFQYLRSVVFVFQSFKGTPETSQGVEVLLARLERVGSERFEVPFHKAVLDLDQGRYQQGIATIEAYLDIVPEIQKSLIPVEEQLCKTFYDADRNGFFQTPVCFKFIITPEVIERLKQEDVSQPQIFKRLIAHAYYTEDYKRVVAISDAFTSRGGVLDNDMRELTDRARSLIPAS